A region from the Aegilops tauschii subsp. strangulata cultivar AL8/78 chromosome 5, Aet v6.0, whole genome shotgun sequence genome encodes:
- the LOC109741430 gene encoding uncharacterized protein, producing MWRGMWSSGRGTRGGDAPEQKQCAATNAVRKRSARSEKRAEGAPAAPRYEEGARAGAAGRWRRWAGGFPPLAEADAFEVAILVRSAREEGEAEQRRRHDSDLYKVLLEQGLTKAKEFDDSLAAWHCEAKAHDDIYIDLSSDDED from the exons ATGTGGCGCGGGATGTGGTCCTCGGGCCGCGGCACCCGCGGTGGCGACGCCCCCGAGCAGAAGCAGTGCGCCGCCACCAACGCCGTGAGGAAACGGAGCGCCCGAAG TGAAAAAAGAGCTGAAGGAGCTCCCGCCGCTCCGCGCTATGAAGAGGGAGCCAGAGCTGGagcggcggggcggtggcgtcgTTGGGCCGGAGGATTTCCTCCCCTTGCGGAGGCAGACGCCTTCGAGGTCGCCATCCTCGTGCGCAGTGCGcgggaggagggggaggcggaGCAGCGTCGTCGACATGACTCCGACCTTTACAAAGTCCTCCTCGAGCAGGGGCTCACGAAGGCGAAGGAGTTCGACGACAGCTTGGCAGCATGGCACTGCGAAGCCAAGGCGCATGACGACATCTACATCGACCTCAGCTCCGACGATGAGGACTGA
- the LOC109741391 gene encoding hypersensitive-induced response protein-like protein 1 — MGNLCCCVQVDQSTVAIREQFGKFDSVLEPGCHCLPWIFGKRVVGHLTLRLQQLDVRCETKTKDNVFVTVVASIQYRPLAGKESDAYYKLTNTRSQIQAYVFDVIRASVPKLNLDDAFVQKNDIAKAVEDELEKAMSAYGFEIVQTLIVDIEPDAHVKQAMNEINAAARMRVAANEKAEAEKIVQIKRAEGEAEAKYLSGLGIARQRQAIVDGLRDSVLGFSVNVPGTTAKDVMDMVLITQYFDTMKEIGASSKSSAVFIPHGPGAVRDIATQIRDGLLQGQSASDN, encoded by the exons ATGGGCAATCTGTGCTGCTGTGTTCAAGTTGACCAGTCCACCGTGGCCATCAGGGAGCAGTTTGGGAAGTTTGACAGTGTGCTTGAGCCAGGATGCCACTGCCTGCCTTGGATCTTTGGGAAACGTGTAGTTGGCCATCTCACACTCAGGTTGCAGCAGCTGGATGTGCGCTGTGAAACTAAGACAAAG GACAATGTGTTTGTCACTGTTGTTGCATCGATTCAGTACCGACCTCTGGCTGGCAAAGAAAGTGACGCATACTACAAACTGACCAACACAAGATCCCAGATTCAAGCCTATGTCTTTGATG TGATCAGGGCAAGTGTTCCAAAGCTCAACCTGGATGATGCTTTCGTGCAGAAGAACGATATAGCAAAGGCTGTGGAGGATGAACTTGAAAAGGCTATGTCGGCATATGGCTTTGAGATCGTGCAGACCCTCATTGTCGACATCGAGCCAGATGCGCATGTCAAGCAGGCGATGAATGAGATCAATGCAG CTGCAAGGATGAGGGTGGCTGCAAACGAGAAGGCGGAGGCTGAGAAGATTGTCCAGATCAAGCGTGCCGAGGGTGAAGCAGAGGCCAAGTACCTGTCTGGCCTCGGTATCGCCCGCCAGCGCCAGGCCATTGTGGATGGCCTGAGGGACAGCGTCCTGGGCTTCTCAGTCAATGTGCCTGGCACCACTGCAAAGGATGTGATGGACATGGTGCTGATCACCCAGTACTTTGATACTATGAAAGAGATTGGCGCGTCCTCCAAGTCCTCGGCGGTGTTCATCCCCCATGGCCCTGGTGCGGTGCGTGACATCGCCACGCAGATCCGTGACGGTCTTCTTCAAGGCCAGTCTGCCTCTGACAACTAG